The sequence below is a genomic window from Halosegnis marinus.
GCCAAAGCGTGCGGCTTCGGTGAGGAACGTGCCACCGCCCATGAATGGGTCGTAGACGCGGACATCGTCGATCGTGATGTCGCTGGTGTACCAGGGCCACAGGGCGTCGGGATCAGTCGCAGAGACGGCATCGATCGCGCCGGCCAGCGCCGACTCATCGGGGCCGTCAAGCGTTATCTGCCTCCCCTCGCCGTGGATTGTGGTCGCGTCCGCATCGGTGATGAGTCCGTACAGGGAGATCGCCCGTCCGACACTGCCGAGGCGGCGGGCCCACCATTTGTGCATCGTGTAGATCGGCCGGTAGTGGCGCTTTGCGCGTCGCTCCCGCTCAGCTATCGCAGAGATACGCTCGATGGGAAAGCCGCGTTCGAGCGGTCGCCGGCCAGACGCAGAATCATCGGGGGGCGACATAGGTGATATCCGCATGTGGACGCTATCCCGTTAAACTGTACCGGGCTTTGACGCCCGGCCCGAGACGAATCGTTATGTCGGTTGGCTAACTCACGCTTGGTATGCCAGAGTCGGGCGCGGGCGATGACTCACGATTCGTGACGGTCGAGCGGACCGACCATATCGCGGAGTCGCTCACCGAATCCGAAGAGGGAGCGTCATCGGACGGTGTCCTCGCCGCGTTTGCCCGGAGGGTCGCGGCCGGTGAGTCGGACACGGCGCTCCAAGCGCTCGACCAGCTCGATCGGACAGATGTCAAGCTCCTCGAACACCAGGTGAATGCGGCATATCGAGCGCTGTTTGAGATGAACGGCACTGCCTTGCTAGCCGATGAGGTTGGCCTGGGGAAGACGATCGAAGTCGGGATGATCCTCAAAGAGATGCACCACCGGGACACCTCCGGATCGGTGTTGATCCTGACCCCCGCACAGCTGGCCAAGCAATGGCAAGGTGAGCTGTCGGAGAAATTTGGACTCGAGTATGTCTGCAATTACGACGATGAGTTTGTGGACTTCGCCACCCATGATCACGTGATCGCGTCGATCGACACGGCGAAAAGCGATCGCCACCGAGAGACCGTGCTTGCGCGCGACTGGGACGTCCTTGTGTTGGATGAGGCCCACTACGTGAAAAACGAGGAGACGGAGCGGTACTCACTGATCGACCAGCTGCGCTATCGGTATGCGTTTTTCCTCACGGCGACACCGATCCAAAACGAGCTGACGGATCTGTACAATATCATCTCGTTGCTGCGCCCGGGGCTGTTCGGCACACGAGACGTCTTCCACAACTACTTCGTCGACACGAATGACACGCTGGTCAACACTGAGGAGCTTCAGCGACGGCTCGGGCAGGTGATGATCCGAAACCGTCGCGCGGAGACAGATATCGACTTCACCGATCGCCATATCGACACGCGTACGTTTCCGCCGACCCCGGCCGAGCGCGAACTATACGAGCTTGTAACGGAGTACGTGACGGGTGCGTATAGCCAGGATCAGGGGCAGAAGCTCGTGTTGATGCTCCTCCAGAAGGAGGTGGTTAGCAGTCCGGCGGCGCTTCGTGGAACTATTCAAAAGCAGCTCCATGACCAGGAGCATCTCGACTCACGTGACGATCTCCGGTCGATTCTGGATGCGATCGATGCGATCGAGACAAACACGAAACAACAGCGCCTCACCGATATCATCGACCAGGCCCGTGAGACGGTCGACAAGGGGCGTGTGATCGTCTTTACCCAATTCCGGGCCACGCAGGCCACACTGCTTGCGGGGCTCGCAGACGCTGGCTACACCACACACGCGTTCCACGGTGGCCATTCAAGCGCGGAAAAGGAGACGATCGTCGCGGATTTCGAGCGCGAGGGTGGCATTCTCGTCTCGACGGACGCCATGAACGAGGGCCGAAACCTCCAGTTTTGCAATATTATGGTGAACTACGATCTGCCGTGGAACCCGATGAAGGTCGAACAGCGAATTGGGCGAATTCATCGGATCGGCCAGGATCGCGA
It includes:
- a CDS encoding DUF1156 domain-containing protein, giving the protein MSPPDDSASGRRPLERGFPIERISAIAERERRAKRHYRPIYTMHKWWARRLGSVGRAISLYGLITDADATTIHGEGRQITLDGPDESALAGAIDAVSATDPDALWPWYTSDITIDDVRVYDPFMGGGTFLTEAARFGADVIGTDLNPVAWFVTKTQLGASSVELDAFDAAFESVTAEVAEELTNHYQTPCPHASDDHTADVMHALWVKELDCVSCGDTVPLFGSPRRERSVRPQGRVSGPLPGL
- a CDS encoding DEAD/DEAH box helicase, which codes for MPESGAGDDSRFVTVERTDHIAESLTESEEGASSDGVLAAFARRVAAGESDTALQALDQLDRTDVKLLEHQVNAAYRALFEMNGTALLADEVGLGKTIEVGMILKEMHHRDTSGSVLILTPAQLAKQWQGELSEKFGLEYVCNYDDEFVDFATHDHVIASIDTAKSDRHRETVLARDWDVLVLDEAHYVKNEETERYSLIDQLRYRYAFFLTATPIQNELTDLYNIISLLRPGLFGTRDVFHNYFVDTNDTLVNTEELQRRLGQVMIRNRRAETDIDFTDRHIDTRTFPPTPAERELYELVTEYVTGAYSQDQGQKLVLMLLQKEVVSSPAALRGTIQKQLHDQEHLDSRDDLRSILDAIDAIETNTKQQRLTDIIDQARETVDKGRVIVFTQFRATQATLLAGLADAGYTTHAFHGGHSSAEKETIVADFEREGGILVSTDAMNEGRNLQFCNIMVNYDLPWNPMKVEQRIGRIHRIGQDRDVYVFNMALEGTIEEYVLERLYSKIDLFQQTVGELSTILSGLEQSGQSFEDAIFERLLDAGSQIELENDFDAMAVDLSEQQELASKMAEFNDGVFAGFDLGADRDMPAGGVAGAQTRLGDHE